TATGTATACTGAATGCAGGGCACTGGCGTCCCCTGACCCCGGCGATCAACAATGGCGTTGATGGCCTCGGGTCGGCAAGAGCAGAGAGCTCCATCTCTTCCCTGGCCACAGCTACATGCTATTTCTTTCCAAAGCTTAACCAGAAATACATTGACAAACCGGGCGAAGCAGAATATACTCTTCCATAGAGCCGATTCCTGTCAATTGTGTTCTATATCTGATTCTTTAGTACATCTCTACTTGACCTTTTCGGGTTTGGTGGTATACTTTTCCCGACGCCGAGGCAGCAGAAACCACACCCGTTCCCGAACCCGTTTGGGACTGAGATGATCTGATTTGGCGTTTGGTAGTAACAGGCGTAAGTGAGAATACAGGGGGATTGTTCCTCGCTTATGCAAGATTGCCGTATTATCCACTGCTTCCTGTTTGGGATCGAAAGAGATCGACTTGAAAAAAGTATGCTCCTGCCTGCCTATTCATGAAAAGGTAGGAGAATCCCCCAAAAACATTCTCAAGAGCTGCTAAATGCTAACTTCTACTGTTTGAAGAGAGGAAGAAGGAATTGCGAAGATTTCGATTGCTCCTTATCCTTGTTGTGATTGTGCCCGCGGTACTCATCACCAAAACGCTTGCTCCACAAACACATGCCCGGGCAGATAATCCCATCCAGCACATCATTTTCATCGTCAAGGAAAACCACTCCTTCGATGATTATTTTGGCCTGTTTCCCGGCGCAAATGGGACAACCGTCGGATATGCTAAGATCAATGGGGTCACAACACAGATTCCATTGAACCCCGGCCTCGATAAATCTCCCAACTATATCCACGAGTGGAATCCCGCGCATATCGCCTATGACAACGGTCTGATGGATGCGTTCAACATTGCGGCACATAACAAATGCAGTGCGCCACCCTATCTGTGCTACCAGGAAATGACGCAGGCGCAGATCCCGAACTACTGGTCCTATGCCCAGAACTTCGTTTTGAACGATAACACGTTCGCTCCGCTCATGGGTCCATCATTTCCCAATCACCAGTATACCGTCGCCGCCGGCTCTGGACCGGACCTCGACCATAGTGTGATTGACAACCCACATACACCGCCCTGGGGCTGCCTGGACCCTCCATCGGTGAGAGTCAAATTGTACGATGGAGAGCTTGTCTATCCCTGTTTTGACTACTCGAACCTGGCCGATGAGATGACCGCCGCGGGCATCTCCTGGAAGTATTATTCATCGTCGCAAACCATCTTCAACGCCCTGGAGGCCAACCAGAACGATTACCAGTTGCCCAATGCCAATGCTCGGCCCCAGGATTTCCTGAACGACTTGAAGAATAATACGCTGCCCAACTTTAGCTGGCTGGTCGCACCCGACGCTTTCGACGAGCATCCACCCAACTCGACATGCGTTGGCGAGAACTGGACGGTGCAGATGATGAACGCCCTCATGCAGTCTTCTGCCTGGAGCAGCACGGTCGTGTTCCTGACATGGGATGAGTATGGCGGGTTCTATGATCATGTGGCCCCGCCGCAAATGGATCAACTTGGTCTTGGCTTCCGCGTGCCATTTCTCATTATCAGCCCGTTTGCCTACGCCAATAATGATCCGAGTAATCCTCACATCGGCCATGATCTCTTCGACTTCTCGAGCGTCCTCAAGTTTGCCGAGGAGGTGTTCAATCTTCCGTCGCTGGGCCGGGACGACGTGAACGCGGGCGATCCCATGACGGAAATCGATACCTCGATGGTTCACAACCAGCCATTGATACTCCAGCAGCGCAAATGCGGAAAATTCGATCCGGTCCCGATTACCGACGATTAGCGAGCATCATAGGAATTCTGGCAAGGAGGTTTTCTGTAGGGACAGGGCCTGGTGCCTGTCCCTACAGAAAATCTTCCCCTGGAACGATGAAGCATATCTCTGCCGCGATAATGTCATAGCACCTTAGCTATTGGCGTAGCCGGTCAATTCTACATAGCCCTCGCCACTGACGGGTACGCCTGCGCTCTGTCCCTGAATACTCACGGCCCCTTCCCAATAACTATTGCCGGTTGATTGGTAGACGACAAGCTCCTGATCTTTCAATTCTGGAGTTAAAGTGAGCGTGGCTTGCAATTGTGGATCATCGATTTGCAGGCGCCAACCAGAGGGATAATTCGCGCCTGTTACGGGACTTTTCCAGTGATTCAGCACACTGATCTTCAAGGCACTGGCCGGCAAAAGGTGATCTCTGGCGCTGGCATCGATAAAACTGGCATAGGTCGAAAGAATGTTGCCCTGCGCGTCACGGATAACGTACAACTTCATTTCCGTACCATTTTTGAGCTGGATGCTGTACCAATCCCAGCCACCACCACCTGACGGAAGGAAGTTGCCCCATTGATGATCCATCCACGCCAGACCCGTCACCTGCAAAGGCTGCCCGTGATCGATAAGCGTGCCGGAGACCGCCATGCGCGTGCGTGAATAGTAGTAAGAAAATCCACCCAATCCATAGGTAATCAGGCCATTGCCATTGTGCAGGACAGGCGGTTTGAGACCGCGCAGGTTGAACTGGATCGTGTAATTGTTTATAGAGGCGCTGAGATGGTCTAAACCGTTCAGACCGGTAATCGTCCAGTTGCCGACATGCTCCGAGATGCCGCCGGTAGATGTGCCATTTGGAATGACGGCATTCGGCTCGGCCTGACTGCGTTGATCGTAGTGAAACTCTCCACGCGTGATGTCGCTGATCGCAAAGTGCGCTGCGTATACGGGCGGCAGGTCGCTGCGCAATGCCTGGAAGATGACCAGTTCAAAGCCATAATGGTGTGCTGTACCAGCGGAAGTCACAGCATTGACATGGCCGGTATAGTACCACCACTCCGTGAGGTCGCGGTGTGCCGCCTCATCCTGTGGAAAGCGGATAGGCGGTAGCGGTGCGGCTGTTGGTGTGGAATTTACAACCGGCAATTGCGCGGACGTTGAAGGAATGCCAGGAAAGCTACACGCTGAGAGCAACAACACCAGCAGCGCACCTGTACTCATGATAGGAACGATATATTTTGTATGGGCCAGTTTACGCCAGAAATGCTGTATCATCGCCTGCCGCCTCCTATTCCGGTATCGCTCAATGTTTCGCTCGTGTTTTGGTGCGGCTCCTGACCTTCGTTCAACCGGCCATAACTCTCGGCAAGCGCAGGAGGATGGCGCTGCACTCCTACAAGTGGAAGCCACCAGTTCAGATTGCCGAGCAGCCGCATGGTGGCAGGAACGAGCAATCCTCGCACCAACGTTGCATCGAGCGCGACCGCGAGCGCCATGCCCAGGCCGAGCGCCTTGACCAGAATCATATCGGCAGAGGCGAAACAGGCGCTGACCACAATCACGATGACGGCGGCGCTCGTGATAATGCCACCGCTGCGCTGCAAACCAAGTGCCACGGCACGCGTATTATCGCCGGTCTGCCAGAATGCCTCCTGGATGCGCGAGAGCAGGAAGACCTCGTAGTCCATCGAAAGCCCGAAAAGCGAGCAGAACAGGAGAATGGGGCTTGAGGCCTCGACAAACCCAAGCGGTGTGAAGCCTAACACCTGGTGCAAGAAGCCATCCTGAAAGATGAGTACCAGCGCCCCATAGCTCGCCAGAATAGACAGCGTGTTCATCAGAATGGCCTTCAATGGCAACACCACTGAACGGAAGAAGAGCAACAACACGATATAGGTGACAATCGCGACGATCAGCACAGCTTTAGGGAAGTCGGTATAGAGTGAGGTAACATAGTCGATATTACCGGCAGTTCCTCCATCCACCAGCACAGTGATTCCTCCGCCGGGGTTCGTGTTACGAATCGTCTGTACCAGCTCTTCCGACCGTTGATCGAGCATATCATACTTGCTGATGACCTGGATCATGGTCGTATTGCCCGCGACCGATGACTTGAGCAGGGCTGACAGGTAGGGATCAGTTATCAACTGTGGATGGGTATAAACCAGTTCATATTGATCGAGCGTGTAGCGCGGGTCGGCGCTGACGATGCTATCCACACGCGCAACGCGCGGATCGGCCTCAATTCGCAGCACATACAGGTAAAGTTTGCGGATGTTATCGGGGGTTAATACGTCGCCTCTGGTTTGCACGGCCAGTAAGATAGGCGTTGTTTCGTTGGCATTGAAGCGCGTGGCCAGCAGGTCATATGCCGCTCGCGACGGGACGCTGGCCGGCAAGATTGACGCGTCGGGCGCGGAGAAACGCACCCCCAGGAATGGCGTTCCGAGCGCGATCAAAAAGAGCAGCACCGGCACCAGGATACGCACGGGATAGCGCATCACAAGGCTGGAGAGCCGGTACCAGAAACCAGAATGTGGTTCTATCTTGCTGTTTTGTGTTGCTATATCATGCGGCGCAATAGAACGAACACCGGTGCGTTTCCGCGGCCAGGGAATGCGCACGGGAAAAGCATTGATTCTTGTGCCGGTGATGGCAAGTACGGCGGGCAGCAGTGTGATGGCCGCGAGCACAGCCATCAATACGACGAGGACGCCGCCTATACCGACCGAACGCAGCATGTTGATGCGGAAGAATATGAGGCCAGCCAGGCCGATTGAGACGGTAAAGCCAGAAAAGGTAACGGCTCGCCCGGCAGTGGCAACAGTAATCGCCACCGCCTCCTCAACACTGCGTCCATGCGAGAGTTCTTCCCGGAAGCGACTGACCATGAACAGCGAGTAGTCTACGCCCAGTCCAAGACCGAAAAGGGTTGTAATATTCAGTACGAAGATGGAGAGAGGCGTTATGTGCCCCAGACCAAAGATGAGCGCAAGTGAGACGACGACCGCTCCCCCACCGACAAGCGCCGGAAGTATAGCGGCAACCACCGAACGGAAGACGAGCAGTAAGGCTATGATGGCAAAAGGAAACGCTAATAGTTCCGCGCGCCGCAAGTCGTTTTCGCTGACGGTCTGGATATCTTCATAAAAGACCGGGCCACCACCGACAGTTGTGTGCAGGTCGGGAACGGATTGCAGGCGATGCTCTAACTGGGGCAAGAGCTTCGGAGCGCTATCCGGATCGGATTTGAGCATTACATTGGCATAGGCCGCGTGTTGATCTAGCGAAACCTGGCGCGGATTGTCGGTATAGTTGATGACGCCCGAGACCTCCGACCAGTTGCGTAGCCCGGCCAGCGCCTCCTGTGATTCTTGCAGAAATTGCGGGCTATAGGCAGTATAACGCTGGCTGGTAAAGATGACCTGGACAATATTGAGATTGAGATGCAGCTTTGCGGTCAGGAGATCAACAGCGCGTTCCGATTGAACATCAGGACTGGTAAAACCGCCGGATTGCAGCACCGAACTGGCTTGCGGCGCGAATGGTAATCCAGCCACGATAGCGACCATCCAGAAGCCCACGATCAACCAGCGATAGCGGGTAGCAAACTTGCCCAGATGGTAGAACATAACCGGCCTTTCTATAGAAGCCTGGCAGAGATGCTTCGCTGCGCTCAGAATGGCAGGATGCATGGCCACCATGCATCCTGCCATTCTGAGCGCAGCGAAGCATCTCTGCCGCTAGCAAAACAAAGGAATATGCATATACAAGACGCATGCTCTTTTGCTGAGGGGTAAACTCGTTGCTCAAGGCGAGTAAAAAAGTTGGAGCAACGTTTTCCCGTTGCTCCCTATAGTCTAGCAGATTCCTTGCTCTTTTCAAGCCCTCTGCTTCCACTAATTCCTATATGCTTGTAAGCCGCTACAACAGGGTTTATCCCAGTTTCGCGACTCGCTCTTTCATATCTATGCCTCCGGTGACAACATACATCCCATCCGGCGAGAGATCCATCGTCTCCACATCACCGGAAGGATCGGTATAGGTAGAGATCTTGCTACCGGTACCGGCATCAAAGAGCTGCACCGTTCCATCAAAGCCTGCCGCGACAATACGCTTGCCATCGGACAACCATTTCACTGCCGAGATTCCTTCTGCAAAACCCTTATACACTACCCCCAATTTGCCCGTCGTGGCATCAAAGACCTGGATCAGTCCTGTATTAGTACCGTAGACGATCTGCTTCCCATCAGGTGACCAGGCGATGGCATTCGGATTCACCTGGGTCTGGTCGCTAGATTGACCTACAGTAAAAAGAAGGCTGGCTGAGGTGGCATTCCACACCGTTACAGTACCATCAGTATGGCCCGCGGCGATCTGCTTGCTATCTGGAGACCAGGCCAAAGCGTTTACCCCAGCTTTAGGATTTATAGTCTGGGAGGTCTTTCCGGTTGTCGCATCCCAGATCTGAATGGTATCCGCGCCAGAGGCAATCAACTTGCCATCAGGCGACCAGGCAACGGCGCCAACAGAGGAATCCGGGCTGTGAAAGGTAAGAACGTTGCTTCCAGTAGTGGCATCCCAGACCTGTACCGTGCCATCAGAACTTCCCGAAGCAATTCTTTTGCTATCAGGCGACCACGCGATAGCGTTCACTTCGTCGGAATGACCCGTAAAGGTATAGAGAGCCTTACCGGTGACAGCATCCCATACGCGCACGGTCTTGTCTTTGCTGGAGGATGCAATCAATTTCCCATTCGGCGACCAGGCCACATCAGTTATATCATCGCTATGACCGGACACAGTATAAGGCGTGATATTCGCCAGAGTGGGACTTGGGGTTGCTGCTGGTGTCGTCACAGATGTCGGACTGCCGCCAGTTGTGCTGCAGGCAGCTAAAAACAAAAACAGAAAGCCGGTAATAAGGGTAAGAAAAAAAGGGCGGTGTAAAGATTTCCACATACTTGCTTGTACCTCCTCAAGCGCTGATTTTGTACCACTCGACTGATATGCGCCATTGTTGTATCATGAGACTATCCCGTCTATTGCTCAGTACGTCCCAATTGATACTGGTTAATATTCGTCCAGTAAACGTCGAGAGTGGGATTTTTTAGAAGAGGTGTTTATGGCAAAACAGACGCATGCTAAAAATACGCAGGTCAAAACTTCGGACAATAGCGAGGCGATAAAGGTTATTACGGTGAACCGCCAGGCCTACCACGATTACTTTGTCGAACGTACCATCGAGGCAGGCATTTCACTGGTCGGCACCGAAATCAAATCTATTCGCGATGGCAAGGTCAACCTGCGCGGCTCCTATGCTCTCATACGCAATGGTGAAGTATGGTTGGAGAACGCCCATATCGCCATCTATGAGCATGGCAATCGCTACAATCACGAACCGCTGCGCAACCGCAAGCTCTTGCTGCACCACCGTGAAATCGCGCAGCTCCAGGCAAAGGTCGCGACGAAAGGCCTGACGCTCATTCCGCTCAAGCTGTACCTCAAAGGTGGCAGGGCCAAGGTCGAACTGGGCCTGTGTCGTGGCAAAAAGCTCTATGATAAACGCGAGGCCATCGCCGAACGCGAGGTGAAGCGCGAGATCGAGCGCGTTATTCGTAAAGGATAGGTATGCCAGATTCATACGAAGAACGGGGAAACCTTTCCCCAGATTTTTTGCAAGAGATTCCTAAAAATTTTGGTATCCTGCACCTGCTAGGGATGAAGATTGTGAAGGCCGGTGCAGGAATAGGACAGGTAAGCATTCACGTGGATAGCCGTTTGATGCACCCACAGCAGATTGTGCATGGCGGCGTCATTTTTACGATTGCCGACGCGGCCATGTCTATGGCGCTGATGCCAGTCATTCCCCAGGGTTCGCTTTTCGGCACTATCGAGGCGAAAATAAATTTTATGCAGCCGGTACGGGCCGGCGACCTGCTGGCCGAAGGCAAAATTATTCACAAGGGACGCACCACGGCAGTAATCGAAGCCACGGTCTATAACATTAACGAGGGTGAACAGCAGGCCGTCGCGAAGGTGCTGGGAACATTTTATATCCGGCAGCCTAAAGATACGAGTACGCAATGAGGAAATTATGACTCTCAAGGGCCTTTTGAGATACGAGATCCATTTTGCAACAGGATGGAGTTTATTCAGGCCCTCTGAGTCCTCAAGCAGAAGATATTCATGTTTATCCCATCAAGGTAATCTCTGGTTTTGCCTCAACAACCTCTTCACCGGCAGTATCGTCTGGTCCACTTTTATAAGAATACTGTTCCGCGCCGCCGCCCGGCAATAAAAACATACAGGCCAGGCCGATAAGCGCTAAGACGAATATCAAAGTGTATACCCAGAACAGGCTCTGGGAAAGCGCGACTTGCAGTTGATACAAAAAGTCGTGCGGCAGAGAGGCCCGCACATTCGGCGTGAGCAGGACGTTTGCCGGAGCCACACTTTTAGGCAGACGCGCTACGGTACCGGCGAAACGCGCAAAAATGGGAGCGAAGCGCGTGGCCATCTGGGCATTGAGGATCGTTCCCATGATGGCTACGCCGACGGTGCCACCAATCGTGCGAAAGAACTGGGTTGACGCGGTTGCCACGCCACGCAGGTTCCAGGGTACGGCATTTTGCACCGAAAGGACAAAGGCTGTACTCAGCATTCCCAGTCCCGTACCCGTTATAGCCATGGCGCATATGATAAGGGGCAGGCTCGTATCGACATTAAAGAGCGCGACGATACCTACACCCACTGCCTCAAGAATGGCCCCTACCACCGTGGTAAAACGATAGCCATAGCGAATGACGATCCTGCTGCTGAGCGTTGCCGCAATAGGCCATGCCAGCAGCAGCGGGCCAAGCGTAATACCGGCACTGGTCGCGGTTCCACCTTTTACACCCTGCACAAAGAGCGGAACATACGAGGTGAGACCGAACATCACTACTCCCAGGATCACCCCACCGATGCTCGCAATCGCGATGATGCGGTTATTAAACAACGTCAGCGGAAGAATCGGCTCTGCGGCTCGACGTTCTTGAATCAAGAAAAGGACGAGTAGAATAGCGGCAATAGCAAAAAGTCCGATGCTCGGCAGCGAATCCCAGGCCCAGCTTGTCCCACCCTGTAGCGTGGCGAAGAGCAGCGCCACAATGCCACCGGTGAGGGTTACTGTTCCCAGGTAATCGAGCGAGTGCTTCTTACGTTCTACATGTTCCTGCAACGAAATAATCAGCAGGAAAGCCGAAAGCAGACCAAAAGGAATGTTGATGTAAAAGACCCAGCGCCAGGAGAAATGATCGACAATCACT
This window of the Ktedonobacteraceae bacterium genome carries:
- a CDS encoding MMPL family transporter, whose protein sequence is MHPAILSAAKHLCQASIERPVMFYHLGKFATRYRWLIVGFWMVAIVAGLPFAPQASSVLQSGGFTSPDVQSERAVDLLTAKLHLNLNIVQVIFTSQRYTAYSPQFLQESQEALAGLRNWSEVSGVINYTDNPRQVSLDQHAAYANVMLKSDPDSAPKLLPQLEHRLQSVPDLHTTVGGGPVFYEDIQTVSENDLRRAELLAFPFAIIALLLVFRSVVAAILPALVGGGAVVVSLALIFGLGHITPLSIFVLNITTLFGLGLGVDYSLFMVSRFREELSHGRSVEEAVAITVATAGRAVTFSGFTVSIGLAGLIFFRINMLRSVGIGGVLVVLMAVLAAITLLPAVLAITGTRINAFPVRIPWPRKRTGVRSIAPHDIATQNSKIEPHSGFWYRLSSLVMRYPVRILVPVLLFLIALGTPFLGVRFSAPDASILPASVPSRAAYDLLATRFNANETTPILLAVQTRGDVLTPDNIRKLYLYVLRIEADPRVARVDSIVSADPRYTLDQYELVYTHPQLITDPYLSALLKSSVAGNTTMIQVISKYDMLDQRSEELVQTIRNTNPGGGITVLVDGGTAGNIDYVTSLYTDFPKAVLIVAIVTYIVLLLFFRSVVLPLKAILMNTLSILASYGALVLIFQDGFLHQVLGFTPLGFVEASSPILLFCSLFGLSMDYEVFLLSRIQEAFWQTGDNTRAVALGLQRSGGIITSAAVIVIVVSACFASADMILVKALGLGMALAVALDATLVRGLLVPATMRLLGNLNWWLPLVGVQRHPPALAESYGRLNEGQEPHQNTSETLSDTGIGGGRR
- a CDS encoding alkaline phosphatase family protein, whose amino-acid sequence is MRRFRLLLILVVIVPAVLITKTLAPQTHARADNPIQHIIFIVKENHSFDDYFGLFPGANGTTVGYAKINGVTTQIPLNPGLDKSPNYIHEWNPAHIAYDNGLMDAFNIAAHNKCSAPPYLCYQEMTQAQIPNYWSYAQNFVLNDNTFAPLMGPSFPNHQYTVAAGSGPDLDHSVIDNPHTPPWGCLDPPSVRVKLYDGELVYPCFDYSNLADEMTAAGISWKYYSSSQTIFNALEANQNDYQLPNANARPQDFLNDLKNNTLPNFSWLVAPDAFDEHPPNSTCVGENWTVQMMNALMQSSAWSSTVVFLTWDEYGGFYDHVAPPQMDQLGLGFRVPFLIISPFAYANNDPSNPHIGHDLFDFSSVLKFAEEVFNLPSLGRDDVNAGDPMTEIDTSMVHNQPLILQQRKCGKFDPVPITDD
- the smpB gene encoding SsrA-binding protein SmpB; the encoded protein is MAKQTHAKNTQVKTSDNSEAIKVITVNRQAYHDYFVERTIEAGISLVGTEIKSIRDGKVNLRGSYALIRNGEVWLENAHIAIYEHGNRYNHEPLRNRKLLLHHREIAQLQAKVATKGLTLIPLKLYLKGGRAKVELGLCRGKKLYDKREAIAEREVKREIERVIRKG
- a CDS encoding WD40 repeat domain-containing protein; translated protein: MWKSLHRPFFLTLITGFLFLFLAACSTTGGSPTSVTTPAATPSPTLANITPYTVSGHSDDITDVAWSPNGKLIASSSKDKTVRVWDAVTGKALYTFTGHSDEVNAIAWSPDSKRIASGSSDGTVQVWDATTGSNVLTFHSPDSSVGAVAWSPDGKLIASGADTIQIWDATTGKTSQTINPKAGVNALAWSPDSKQIAAGHTDGTVTVWNATSASLLFTVGQSSDQTQVNPNAIAWSPDGKQIVYGTNTGLIQVFDATTGKLGVVYKGFAEGISAVKWLSDGKRIVAAGFDGTVQLFDAGTGSKISTYTDPSGDVETMDLSPDGMYVVTGGIDMKERVAKLG
- a CDS encoding MDR family MFS transporter, producing the protein MTRNARIIVTIGLMLGMSLAALDTTIVGTALPSIVGKLGGITLYSWVFSAYLLTSTTTVPIYGKLADLYGRKPLFLFGTALFLLGSAASGAAQSMEQLIIFRAIQGLGAGAVLPIVLTIIGDIFELKERARVQGLFSGVWGLSSIVGPAIGGVIVDHFSWRWVFYINIPFGLLSAFLLIISLQEHVERKKHSLDYLGTVTLTGGIVALLFATLQGGTSWAWDSLPSIGLFAIAAILLVLFLIQERRAAEPILPLTLFNNRIIAIASIGGVILGVVMFGLTSYVPLFVQGVKGGTATSAGITLGPLLLAWPIAATLSSRIVIRYGYRFTTVVGAILEAVGVGIVALFNVDTSLPLIICAMAITGTGLGMLSTAFVLSVQNAVPWNLRGVATASTQFFRTIGGTVGVAIMGTILNAQMATRFAPIFARFAGTVARLPKSVAPANVLLTPNVRASLPHDFLYQLQVALSQSLFWVYTLIFVLALIGLACMFLLPGGGAEQYSYKSGPDDTAGEEVVEAKPEITLMG
- a CDS encoding lipocalin family protein; its protein translation is MIQHFWRKLAHTKYIVPIMSTGALLVLLLSACSFPGIPSTSAQLPVVNSTPTAAPLPPIRFPQDEAAHRDLTEWWYYTGHVNAVTSAGTAHHYGFELVIFQALRSDLPPVYAAHFAISDITRGEFHYDQRSQAEPNAVIPNGTSTGGISEHVGNWTITGLNGLDHLSASINNYTIQFNLRGLKPPVLHNGNGLITYGLGGFSYYYSRTRMAVSGTLIDHGQPLQVTGLAWMDHQWGNFLPSGGGGWDWYSIQLKNGTEMKLYVIRDAQGNILSTYASFIDASARDHLLPASALKISVLNHWKSPVTGANYPSGWRLQIDDPQLQATLTLTPELKDQELVVYQSTGNSYWEGAVSIQGQSAGVPVSGEGYVELTGYANS
- a CDS encoding PaaI family thioesterase, with protein sequence MPDSYEERGNLSPDFLQEIPKNFGILHLLGMKIVKAGAGIGQVSIHVDSRLMHPQQIVHGGVIFTIADAAMSMALMPVIPQGSLFGTIEAKINFMQPVRAGDLLAEGKIIHKGRTTAVIEATVYNINEGEQQAVAKVLGTFYIRQPKDTSTQ